The DNA region GACGGGTGCGTTGTGCCATGGGGACGCCGGGTCTCGGGTGGTTTGAAGTCTCGATACTGTAGGGGCCGACTCCGGTTCGGGGTTGATCCTGTCGAGAGATGTGATGGAAACGTCGTCCCCAGCCCTGTCCGTCGCCATTGGCGTACTCGCTGTTTTGTTCGGACTCACCGGATTTGGTGTGTACCAGGCCTTTGGACCTCCATCAAAAGCACTCGACGACCCGTTCGACGATCACGAGGACTGATCAACCACCAGGGAGACGAGTTCCCCCGGGGCGATCACCACTGCATCAGAAGCATCGGAATCTGCTTGCCTGCGGACACTCCACCCCGCACCGGGGGTCCAACAGCAGCGTGCTGACCCCGCATTGAGCAGCTTCAGCAGGCAAGCGTCGACATAGCGCTCCAAGGCCACCGGCACGAGTTGAAGCGGCATCGATGGGAACCACTGACGCAGCTCCGCAGGCAAAGCCGCACACCACCCGGGCTCGCGAAACGCAATGGCCGCCTGCGGCACACCGGCATCACTCCAGGAGCCGGAGAACGGCATAAGGGCCAAACGCTGGCGATGCCATCCCTGATCGGCGCTTGGGTCAGGCCAGGTCGGACCGCGCAGCAGCGAAATGCCGAGTCGGTCTGAAGACCAATCAACACCCTGGGGGCCGTCCATCAACACAGCCATCCCGCCTCCGGGAGCTGGCGACTGCGAAGCGAGCCATGAGATCACAGGGACTTCCCAGCGGGCTTGTTCCCGAGCCGTCATCGGTTCAGAGGGCCGTTCGATCACCCCTCCGCTGGTGTCGGCAGCGATACGGACAGCAGGGGTCGCCAATGGCAGGTCCAGGCGCAGCAGCTCATGGGTCTGACACCAGTCGACACTGCAGATCAGCTCCAACCAGGGCGTGTCGGCCTTCAGCCGCAGGTCCAGACGCATACAACTGGCGCCGAGCTGGCGCCGCAGCACCAGATGAGACACCAGGGGGCCCTGGTCGAGCCATTCCACGACATCTAATGAAAGGACACCCAAGGGCTGGGATCGGTAGTCCGCCGCCAGATCCCAGGCATCCCAGAATTCGCCCCGGTCCCGATATCGCTCCAACTGCAGGGGGGAAGACAACTGACTTCGTCCATCGCGATCCCGCAGAGCCAGCAGTCCTGCCGCGGAGACATCAATGTCGATCAGACCATTGCCCACGCGCCAAACTCCCGCCCCAAGCGACGCGATGACCACAGGCTGACGGGGTTGAGCAGCGCCGAACGCCAAGCCTGGTTCACGCCGGAGCGGCACAGAACAAATCCCGTGCTGACGCGGTAACTGCACCCAGGTGCCACCACCGGCAGCCGCTTGCTGCGGCAGTGAAACTGCGTTGGCTGACCACGACCCCACCGGAAGACGAACCAGAGGAGACCAGGAGGCCAAGGGCTGCAGACCCCACCAACTCCATTCCGCCGCTGTGCCCTTCAGCCGAGGCAGCCTTGCCAGCCGCCGGTCGCGCTCGCAGCGGGCCTGGCGCCGGGCCGAGCGCCAAACCGGTTCCGCCTGTTCAAAAACCTCCGGGATCGAAGTTCCTGGAAGAATGTCGTGAAACTGCTGAAACAACAGCGGGCGCCAATCGCTGACACCGCCTTCGCGGCCGGCCATGGCCAACAGGGCCGAAGCAGTGTCGGCTTCCCGCAAAAGCCGCTCAAGTGTTCGGTTGTGGCGCTTCTGATCGGGACGGCTGGTGGCGCAACCGCGGTGCAACTCCAGGAAGAGCTCATCGCGCCACACCGGCCAGGCCTGATCGTCCTGCTGCAGGTTTGTCAGGAACTCCCGCACAGTGCCGGCACGGGTGGGCAAGGCGGCCGCTTGGCCCTCCCAGAGCTCGATCTCCTCCAGCAACTCCTCGGTGGGACCACCACCGTGATCACC from Synechococcus sp. MU1643 includes:
- the psbN gene encoding photosystem II reaction center protein PsbN — translated: METSSPALSVAIGVLAVLFGLTGFGVYQAFGPPSKALDDPFDDHED
- a CDS encoding glycoside hydrolase family 38 C-terminal domain-containing protein; translated protein: MNPDQVGRSEWIETFRSRSRRDLRAGWRRSGATQAGFFLDDSWGSTHRPDWAKRGLLIWPRGRQWLRLEQRLSWPDGWCASDSCRARLVLSWWAEQMRLWVDGVLVHEGDLFDTACRWPLPEGCREGAALDLVLELCSPLHDDGALISSHLDLEPQAAGPDPEGTLLPAALELYLAADGDLPSHWADLNPSGVEAQAAVATHLDQVDPPRGSLHWLGHAHLDLAWLWPVADTWQAAERTFRSALALMRRWPELRFAHSTPALYAWMEQHRPALFAEIQVASRAGRWEPINGPWVETDCVLVSTASLWNQFVLGQDDSRRRFPEWTHELAWLPDSFGFAAGLPAVAAATGVRWFCTHKLAWNAENPFPHRLFRWRGRGRSELRSLMLPPIGRRADPVVMLGEQRAWHQATGLEAALWIPGVGDHGGGPTEELLEEIELWEGQAAALPTRAGTVREFLTNLQQDDQAWPVWRDELFLELHRGCATSRPDQKRHNRTLERLLREADTASALLAMAGREGGVSDWRPLLFQQFHDILPGTSIPEVFEQAEPVWRSARRQARCERDRRLARLPRLKGTAAEWSWWGLQPLASWSPLVRLPVGSWSANAVSLPQQAAAGGGTWVQLPRQHGICSVPLRREPGLAFGAAQPRQPVVIASLGAGVWRVGNGLIDIDVSAAGLLALRDRDGRSQLSSPLQLERYRDRGEFWDAWDLAADYRSQPLGVLSLDVVEWLDQGPLVSHLVLRRQLGASCMRLDLRLKADTPWLELICSVDWCQTHELLRLDLPLATPAVRIAADTSGGVIERPSEPMTAREQARWEVPVISWLASQSPAPGGGMAVLMDGPQGVDWSSDRLGISLLRGPTWPDPSADQGWHRQRLALMPFSGSWSDAGVPQAAIAFREPGWCAALPAELRQWFPSMPLQLVPVALERYVDACLLKLLNAGSARCCWTPGAGWSVRRQADSDASDAVVIAPGELVSLVVDQSS